Genomic window (Mesorhizobium sp. M4B.F.Ca.ET.058.02.1.1):
GCCGCCTATGCGCACGATTTCAAGGCGGCATTCGGCGACGATGTGTTCGAACGGCCGGACGACGCCTTCGACGCCGCGGTCGAGGCGCTCGGCGCGTTCGAACAGAGCAGCGCCGATTTCTACCCCTATTCCAGCCGCTACGACGCTTTCCTTGCCGGCAGGGCGACGCTCTCGGCGCAGGAATTACGCGGCCGCGTTCTGTTCGAGGACGAAGCCAAGGGCAATTGCGCCAGCTGTCATCTGAGCCGACCCAGCAACAATGGCGAGCCGCCGCAGTTCACCGATTACGGTCTGATCGCCGTTGGCGTGCCCCGCAATGCGGCGATCCCGGCCAATGCCGATCCCGCCTATATCGATCTCGGCCTGTGCGGCCCGCTGCGCACCGACTTCAAGGGACGCGCCGAATATTGCGGGCTATTCAAGACGCCGACGCTGCGCAACGTGGCGCTGAGGAAAAGCTTCTTCCACAATGGCTATTTCCACACGCTGCGCGACGCGGTCGCCTTCTACGGCAGCCGCGACAGCGATCCCGGCCGCTGGTATCCGAAGAATGCCGACGGCACGGTCGACAAATATGACGACCTGCCAAAGCCTTACTGGCCGAACCTCAACAAGGACCCGCCCTTCGGCGGGAAGCCGGGCGACAGGCCGGCGCTGACCGATGCCGAGATCGACGACATCGTCGCATTCCTCGGCACGCTGACGGATGCCGACCAGCGAGGCGCTCCGGCGCATTGAGATTCCGGCTGTGGACGATGGCGATGCGTGCCGTCTCGGCGCTGATTGACGTTGCGCGCCGGCTTCTGCAATCTCCTTCTGCTGCATGGCTCCGAGGCACAGCGATGAGGCGCAGTCTTGCATTCGGTGTGATTGCCGGTATCGGCCTGCTCTGCGGCGCCGCATTCCTGATTGCAGGTCCGTCGGCAGTCTCGCCGGACAAGATCCAGTCGTCGGTTATCCGCGCTCCCGAATTGATCGACCGTGCCTGGAAGTTGCCCGTGGCCGCTGCTTTCAATGCCGACGTCGAATGGCAATCGAACGCATCAAGGTGCGGTCCGGCAAGCGTGGCAAACATGTTCCGCTCGATCGGCGAAGAAGAGACGACGGAAGCTGAAGTGCTTGCGGGAACGGGAAAGTGCTGGACCGGTTTCTGCATCATCGGGCTGACCCTGGACGAGGTTGCCGAAGTCGCTCGAAGCAAGACCAAGCGGAAAGTATCCGTGCTTCGGAACCTGACTGCCGAGGAGTTCCTCGCGCATATGAAGCGCGCCAACGATCCCGGCCGCCGCTACATCATCAACTTTACGAGGGAGAGGATTTTCGGCGCCGGCGCCGGCCACTTTTCCCCGATCGGAGGATATATGGAGGCCGAGGACATGGTTTTCGTCCTTGACGTCAACCAGCGCTACAAGCCCTGGCTGATCGAGCGCGAACGCCTGTTCTCGGCCATGGACACGATCGATTCCGATGGCGACAGGAAGCGCGGTTTGCTGCTGATCGAGTGACGACGGATGCGATGCCCGGGCGCCTGTCCAGGCATGGCTAAATGCCCGATCTTGATGCCGAAACGACCAAGGCTGGGCTTTCATATGCAATATTGCTAATATGTGTACTCGCTCACATGACTACAGCACGCCGGCTGCTACGGTGGCTGCTCGTCGCATGATGGGGTCTCAAATGCGGTTCGTTGCAGTGCGGGAGCCGCCTGATACTTGGGCGGTGTTTGACACGTGGATAGACGAGCCTGCGGACTACGCTGGCTGCGTGCTTGCTGGTTTGACGTTGCGTGAAGCCCAGTGGTTCGCCGCCGTCGCCAATGTTGAAACCTCCGCGCGGGTGCGCAATCCCTTGGGCGTCGGCACCTTGGTTGAGCCGGCGCCGGTCATCGGGGTCTTCTGAGGCAGCCCCTCACCTCGCCGGCGCGTAGCGGCTCACCACCATGCCGCTGGCATAGGCTTTCGAACCAATGAGCTTCAGCATGGAGAAGCCGCCCTGGCCGAAGATGCGGCGGCCGGCACCCAGCACAGCCGGATTGATGAAGAGCTGGAATTCGTCGACCAGCCCGGCGGCGATCAGCGCCGAGGCGAAACCGGCGCCGCCGAAGACAGCGATGTCGCCGCCCTCGCCCGCCTTCAACGCATTGACCTCGCGCGGCAGGTCGCCGCTTGCGATGCTCGTGCGCTCCCATCGCGCGGCCTTCAGCCTGTCGCTCAGCACCACCTTCTGCGCTGCAACAATGCGCTGGGCAAAGGCATAGAAGCGGTCCTTCGGGAATCTCGTCGCGGCGTTGCCCCAGTGGGTGAGATAGCCCTCCTCCGCCATCTTGCGGCTAAGCAAGATGGTGTCGATGGTTTCGAACACAGCGTTGAAGTCCTGCTTCAGCGCATCGTCCCAAGCGCTGTCGTCGCCCCACTCCCAGAGCTGCCAGCGATGGTCGTCCTCGGCGCCGACGAAGCCGTCGACCGACATCTGCATTTGCAGGATGAGTTTCTTCATTTCCGGTCCTCCTCGTGCTTCCAATCAATTTACTTTTGGAACCATTTGACGTGCGAAGGTAATGGTGTTAATAGTAAAGTGATTTAAAAATGGAACCGTAACTATGTCGACCAGGGAACGGTCCGGCTGCCCGATCAGCCTGTCGCTTGAGCTGTTTGGCGATCGCTGGACGCTGCTCATCATCCGCGACCTGGCATTCGCCGGGAAAAAGCATTTTCGCGAATTCCTGCAGTCGGACGAAGGCATCTCGTCGCGAACGCTCGCAGAGCGGCTGCAGACGCTGCAGGAGGAAGGCATCCTCACCCGCAGCGACGACCCGACCCACAGGCTGAAGGCGATCTACCGGCTGACCGAAGCCGGCGTCGACCTTCTGCCGGTACTGGCGACGCTCGGCGCCTGGGGCAGCAAATATCGCAAGGCCGACGATGATCTTGCGCGGATTGCCACTGAGTTGGCCGGCGGCGGCGAGCCGGCTCTGGCGCGGATAAAGGAGAGGCTGCGGCAGGAAAATCTGGGTTAGGCGGCGCGGCGCAAATCGCCCACACTCCTCGCCTGGATCGCGGCGTCGAAACGATGCCTGTCAGCAGACGTTCCGGTTCCAGTCTATGCGCCTCTGCGTTAGACTCAGCTCGAACAGGATCGCCGCCATGATCGTCCAGGCCTGCATCAACGGCGCCCGCCCCGCCGATTTTCACGCCGCCCTGCCGCTTGACCCGGACGCCATGGCGCGCGACGGCGCGGTTTCGGTTGCCGCGGGTGCCGCCGAGCTCCATGTCCATGCGCGTGGCGCCGACCGGCAGGAGAGCTTGGCGCCGGAAGCGATGGACCGCACGGTGGCAGCGCTGCGCCGCGCTTGTCCGGGAACGCTGATCGGCGTCTCCACCGGCGCCTGGATCGAGGAGGACGACCTCCGCACCCTCGTCGCCATCGCCGGCTGGCGCGAGCTGCCGGACTATGCCTCGGTCAATCTCAGCGAGACGGCCGCGCCGGTCGTGATGGAA
Coding sequences:
- a CDS encoding phytochelatin synthase family protein yields the protein MRRSLAFGVIAGIGLLCGAAFLIAGPSAVSPDKIQSSVIRAPELIDRAWKLPVAAAFNADVEWQSNASRCGPASVANMFRSIGEEETTEAEVLAGTGKCWTGFCIIGLTLDEVAEVARSKTKRKVSVLRNLTAEEFLAHMKRANDPGRRYIINFTRERIFGAGAGHFSPIGGYMEAEDMVFVLDVNQRYKPWLIERERLFSAMDTIDSDGDRKRGLLLIE
- a CDS encoding dihydrofolate reductase family protein, which produces MKKLILQMQMSVDGFVGAEDDHRWQLWEWGDDSAWDDALKQDFNAVFETIDTILLSRKMAEEGYLTHWGNAATRFPKDRFYAFAQRIVAAQKVVLSDRLKAARWERTSIASGDLPREVNALKAGEGGDIAVFGGAGFASALIAAGLVDEFQLFINPAVLGAGRRIFGQGGFSMLKLIGSKAYASGMVVSRYAPAR
- a CDS encoding helix-turn-helix domain-containing protein, encoding MSTRERSGCPISLSLELFGDRWTLLIIRDLAFAGKKHFREFLQSDEGISSRTLAERLQTLQEEGILTRSDDPTHRLKAIYRLTEAGVDLLPVLATLGAWGSKYRKADDDLARIATELAGGGEPALARIKERLRQENLG